The DNA window GCTCCGCTCAAAAGCGCCGGGTAAATTTAAGTATATCCCGCAGTTTATCATTTCATACTTGAAAAGAATTGTTCATCAGGAAGAGCTGAATGAATTTATGATAAGTGTGAAGGATAGGATAGGAGTAGATTTTCTGGAATCATCTATGGACTTTCTGGATGCAAAAGTTGATGTAAAAGGCGTTGAGAATCTTCCGGAAGAAGGTTTTTGTACTTTTGTATCCAATCATCCTTTGGGTGGATTAGATGGCGTTGCTGTTGGCTATGTATTGGGTAAGCACTATAACGGTAAAATTAAGTACCTGGTTAATGATCTTTTAATGAATCTTCATAATCTGGCACCGCTTTGTATTCCGGTAAACAAAACCGGTTCACAGGCAAGGCATTTTCCGGCAATGGTAGAGGCTGGCTTTGCATCCGATAATCATATGATAATGTTTCCTGCAGGGATGTGTTCGCGCAGACGTAATGGAGTAATTGCCGATCTTCCCTGGACAAAGACATTTATTGTAAAGAGTGTACAAATGCAGCGTGATGTAGTTCCGATGTATTTTGAAGGACGGAATTCTGACTTTTTTTACAACCTGTCCAACATAAGGAAGAGCCTTGGAGTAAAAGTAAATATTGAAATGCTTTATCTGGCAGATGAGATGTTTAAGAACAGACATAAAACATTTACCCTGATAATAGGAAAACCTATTCCCTGGCAAACTTTTGATAAATCAAAATCTCCGGCAGAATGGGCAGACTATGTAAGGGAGATTGTTTATAAGCTTAATACACTAAAAGAAAAAAACACAAAATAAATGGAAGATATAATAAAGCCTATCAGCAAAGAAGTTTTGAAGGCAGAACTTACAGATGATAAACGCTTACGAATGACCAATAAAAGTAACAATTATATTTATATTGTTACGCATCAGGACTCTCCAAATGTAATGCTTGAAATTGGGCGTTTAAGAGAGATAGCCTTCCGAGCTGCCGGTGGAGGTTCAGGCCTTTCGGTAGATATCGATGAGTATGATACGATGGAGAATCCGTATAAGCAATTGATTGTATGGAACCCTGAAGCCGAAGAGATACTTGGAGGTTATCGTTATATACTTGGTACAGATGTCAATTTTGACGAGAAAGGACATCCGATATTGGCAACATCTCATATGTTTGACTTTTCCGAGAAGTTCATTAAAGAATATCTTCCCACTACAATAGAACTGGGACGATCTTTCGTAACACTCGAATATCAGTCTACAAGGGCAGGGGCAAAGGGGCTGTTTGCTCTGGATAATTTATGGGATGGTCTTGGAGCCTTAACTGTAATAATGCCAACAGTGAAATATTTCTTTGGTAAAGTTACAATGTATCCAAGTTTTCATCGCCATGGCAGAGATATGATTCTCTATTTCTTAAGAAAACATTTTGGTGATAAAGAAAACCTCATTACTCCGATGAAACCGTTGGAACTGGAAGCTGATGAGTCTGAACTTGCAAGGCTTTTTGATAAGGATGCCTTTAAGGAAGATTACAAGGTTCTGAATGCAGAAGTTCGTAAGCTTGGCTATAACATTCCTCCTTTGGTAAATGCATACATGGGACTCTCTCCCACAATGAAAATGTTTGGAACAGCTATAAACTATGGCTTTGGAGATGTAGAGGAAACCGGTATCCTGATTGCTGTAGATGAGATCCTTGAAGATAAACGAGTTCGCCATATTGACTCTTTTGCTAAAGAAAATCCTCAATCGTGTCTGATAACATCTGGCGCCAATAATATTATTTTTAAAGCCGACTAGTTATTTAAAAAATTATAATGATAAAAGGAGAGGGAAACCTTTCCTTTTTTTATTTCCCTGTACAAAAGATTGCATTCTTTTGTACAGAACAATTAATTCATCTTGTACAAAAGAAAACAATCTTTTGTACAAGATTCCAATAAGTATTGTTGGACTTTTTATTATTCCCGGTTTATAGATCAATTTTATCAGTCGGAGAATACAAATTGATTGCCGGTTCACTACTTTGTTTTTTGCTTATTGGTAGATCTAAAGCCATTATCTTATTAATTTAGAGACGTTAATGGACCTTTTTTGATAAATTTGTTGTGTTGTGATGCTTCTCTCTATTAATAACTACTATCTTTGTATGTTTAGATGAGATTTTTACGTATTTTTGCGCCGCTTTTTAAAAAATAAAAAATGAAACATCAACACAAAGTGCCCTTCGGAATGATGGGTATATTCTTAGCCATCGGAATTGTGTATGGAGATATAGGAACATCTCCTTTGTACGTAATGAAAGCTATTGTAAATGGCTTACCCGATGGATTGCGTGCAAGTCCGGATTATATTATTGGAGCAATTTCTTGTATAATATGGACATTGACTTTACAAACAACCATCAAATATGTGGTTGTAACCCTTAGGGCAGATAACAAAGGTGAAGGAGGTATTCTTTCTTTGTTTGCCTTAATCCGAAAAAAATATCGATGGGCATACGTCTTTGCTATGATTGGAGCAGCCACACTGCTGGCCGATGGAATTATTACTCCTGCCATTACGGTAATATCTTCTGTAGAAGGTTTAAATGCACTGGTTCCTTCAATACCCATAATACCTGTAACCCTGGCTATAATTCTGGCACTTTTCCTCATTCAACCATTGGGTACAGCCCGTTTAGGAAAACCATTTGGACGGATTATGTTTTTATGGTTTTCAATGATTGGAATTCTGGGTCTTTTAGCTTATTTCCAGTATCCTCTTATTATTAAAGCCTTTAATCCGATATATGCAGTTAAGGTATTGATAGAAGCACCAGATGCATTTATCATATTGGGCGCTGTTTTTCTTTGTACTACGGGAGCCGAAGCTCTTTATTCCGACCTTGGTCACTGTGGGTTGCACAACATCCGTGTATCCTGGGTTTATGTAAAACTAACCCTGATACTAAACTATCTTGGACAAGGTGCATGGATTATCACTCATCCTGATAAAATTGTAACAGATGTTAACCCATTCTTTGCTATTATGCCCGGCTGGTTTTCATTCATCGGTGTTATAATGGCCACATTGGCTGCAATCATTGCCAGCCAGGCGTTAATAAGTGGCTCCTTTACAATTATCAGTGAAGCAATATCACTGGATTTGTGGCCAAATATCAAAATTAAATATCCAACAGAAGTAAAAGGACAAATGTTCATACCTCAGGTGAACTATTCATTGATGATATTGTGTACGCTGATAGTAATAGCATTTGGTTCATCTTCAAATATGGAAGCAGCTTACGGGCTCTCCATTACCATTACGATGTTAATGACAACATTCTTGCTTTTTATTTATTTCCAGCTAAAAGAAGTCTCGTTGTTTTTGAGTATTCCTTTAACCGCTTTCTTCGTTTCACTCGAAGGTAGTTTCTTTATAGCCAATATGTTTAAGTTTGCTCATGGAGGTTGGGCAACAATACTTATTGCCGGATGTATATTTGCTATTATGTATGTGTGGTATAATGGCCGCCGTATCAAGAATCACTGTTCAACATACGAGTCTATTGCACCTACAATAGAGTGTCTTCAAGAGATTACCGAAGATGAATCCATACCTAAATTTGCTACTCACCTTGTATACGTTACCCGGGCTAAATATCCCGATGAAATGGAAAGTAAAATAGTCTATTCTCTTATTAATAAACAGCCTAAACGGGCCGATACATATTGGTTCGTATATCTTCACCGTAGTGATGAGCCATATCATTTTAAATATACCGTGAAAACTTTTGTACCTCAAAAGATGTTCCGGTTAGATATTTATTCGGGATTCAAACAAGGAGTTCACATGGATAAGTTTGTTCACCTTATCTGTAAAGAAATGGAAGAAACCGGTCAGGTTGATTTGCTAAGCCGATATCCTTCTTTGCGGGAAAGGAATATCGAAGGTGATTTCAGGTTTGTTGTGGTTGAACGAATAGCACGTAATCTGCAGTTATCGGCAATCAAGAAAACACTTTTATTGCTCTATTACTTAATTAAGAAGTATTCTACATCCGATACTCAGATTCTGGATTTAGATCCATCTGTAGTAACATTAGAATATGTTCCATTAAAGAGTACACCACCTCTGGAAAAAAAAGGATAACGTTTAAATTCTAAATGTTTCAGCCAATATAAATAGTCTGTCAGTGGTTTTTATACCGCAGGCAGACTATTTCCTTTTATTTTCCGGTAAAGATCAAGCGCATAAACATCAGTCATGCCCGAAATGTAATCCAGTACCGCTTGTATTTTCCCGTATAGAGTAGGAGCATTTACATTATACTGGCTCGACATCCTGTTTATCAATAGCTGTGAATAAGCTTTTTCAGGCGAAGTAACCGCAGCAATAAATAATTCAATCAATGTGCTGATAACGTTGAACCCAGCAAGTTCAATATCAAGTACATCTCCCGAACGATAGATCTTTTTAAAAGAAACAGCTTCACAATGTTCGTAAGCCTCTTTAGGCTTTTCAGATATATGCTTTATCAGGCTGCCATTGAAAGTTCCGGCCAATATTGAATCTTCGTTTTCAAGAAATACACGGGTGCATTCCTTTATAAGCAAACCAATTACAGATGAACGGAGATATGCAATCTGCTCATTCGTATCGCTGACAATTTTCATTGTCTCATTCATACGAATCAGGCGATCTTCCCCGAAGTATCCCATAAGCAGTCCTTTAGTCTCTTCGGTAGTCAGAATCTTTAATTTATGTGCATCCTCAATATCCATCATCTGATAGCAGATATCGTCTGCGGCTTCAACAAGATATACTAACGGATGTCGGGCAAACTTAAGCGGATTCTCATTCAGGCAAATAATGCCAAGCTCGGTTGCTATTCGTTTAAAATCGTCTTCTTCGGTAATAAAAAAGCCAAATTTAGATTTATTTCCTGCCAGACTCGATGAAAACGGATATTTTACTATTGAAGCAAGGGTTGAATAGGTCATAGCAAAGCCACCTTTTCGCCTTCCTTCAAATTGGTGAGTCAGAAGTCGGAAAGCATTTGCATTTCCTTCAAAATGAATAATGTCTTCCCATTCATTTGGTTCTAATTTCTCCTTTAGTTTTATGCCGTTTCCTTCGGAGAAATACGTTGAAATGGCCTTTTCTCCAGAGTGCCCGAAAGGAGGATTCCCAAGATCATGTGCCATGCAGGCTGCAGAAACAATAGCACCAATCTCAGATATATAAGAATCATGAAGATCGGGGTGTTTAGAAAGAAGTCCTTTCGCTACATCGTTACCCAATGAGCGCCCTACACATGAAACTTCCAAACTATGTGTCAGTCTGTTATGAACAAAGATACTACCCGGAAGAGGGAAAACCTGTGTTTTGTTTTGCAGACGACGGAAAGGAGCCGAAAAAACCAGCCGGTCATAATCCCGCTGAAACTCAGAACGGTTTTCTTCCCGATGTTTGTGAAACTCTTCCATCCCAAAACGCTTAGCCGAAATCAAATCTCTCCAATTCATTCTTTATACTGTTTAATTACCTGCAAAAGTATAAAAAAGCCTTTAATAAAGCATTTAATTGAGACGAAATACGTATTTTCGCAAATCAAATGTATAACAACAGATTATGAAAGTACAAATTATAAATAAGTCGAAGCATCAGCTTCCGGCATACGAGACCGAATTATCAGCAGGAATGGATATTCGTGCCAATATTGATGAACCAATCACGTTAAAACCTTTAGCAAGATGTCTTGTCCCAACCGGACTTTTCATTGCTTTGCCCGAAGGTTTCGAAGCCCAGATTCGTCCACGCAGCGGATTGGCCATAAAGAAGGGGGTTACAGTTCTCAATACTCCGGGAACCATCGATGCTGATTATCGTGGCGAAATTTGTATTATCCTGGTGAACTTGTCGGCCGATGATTTTGTCATTCAAGATGGTGAACGTGTGGCTCAAATGATCATTGCACGCCATGAACAACCGCAATGGGAACAAGTTGAAGTTTTGAGTGAAACAGAACGTGGAGCAGGTGGTTTTGGTCATACCGGTAAAAAGTAGACAGGGTAGTAAATGCTTTGGTGAGACAACAATCACGACAGTAAAGTTTAATTTGATAAATATTGAAATAAGAAATGGTTGCACTAACTGATTTTTCTCAAACATACAGACTAAAGCCGATTATCGCAGGTTTAGCTCCGTGGCATATTGGAGCATTGTCAGCTTTGTTGTTTTTATCGTCCTGTGGAACATCGACTAAAACAGTCCGGAATACGAAAGAAACTCCAGCAATAACAGTTGCAACCCAATTATCTCCCGATTTACAGAGAAAATACGATTACTATTTTCTTGAAGCAACCCGACAGAAATCAAAAGGCGAATACGCACAGGCATTTGAACTTTACCAGCATTGTTTATCAATTGATCCAAATGCTGC is part of the uncultured Bacteroides sp. genome and encodes:
- a CDS encoding 1-acyl-sn-glycerol-3-phosphate acyltransferase; this translates as MANDSVFLIDIDNVLRSKAPGKFKYIPQFIISYLKRIVHQEELNEFMISVKDRIGVDFLESSMDFLDAKVDVKGVENLPEEGFCTFVSNHPLGGLDGVAVGYVLGKHYNGKIKYLVNDLLMNLHNLAPLCIPVNKTGSQARHFPAMVEAGFASDNHMIMFPAGMCSRRRNGVIADLPWTKTFIVKSVQMQRDVVPMYFEGRNSDFFYNLSNIRKSLGVKVNIEMLYLADEMFKNRHKTFTLIIGKPIPWQTFDKSKSPAEWADYVREIVYKLNTLKEKNTK
- a CDS encoding KUP/HAK/KT family potassium transporter; translation: MKHQHKVPFGMMGIFLAIGIVYGDIGTSPLYVMKAIVNGLPDGLRASPDYIIGAISCIIWTLTLQTTIKYVVVTLRADNKGEGGILSLFALIRKKYRWAYVFAMIGAATLLADGIITPAITVISSVEGLNALVPSIPIIPVTLAIILALFLIQPLGTARLGKPFGRIMFLWFSMIGILGLLAYFQYPLIIKAFNPIYAVKVLIEAPDAFIILGAVFLCTTGAEALYSDLGHCGLHNIRVSWVYVKLTLILNYLGQGAWIITHPDKIVTDVNPFFAIMPGWFSFIGVIMATLAAIIASQALISGSFTIISEAISLDLWPNIKIKYPTEVKGQMFIPQVNYSLMILCTLIVIAFGSSSNMEAAYGLSITITMLMTTFLLFIYFQLKEVSLFLSIPLTAFFVSLEGSFFIANMFKFAHGGWATILIAGCIFAIMYVWYNGRRIKNHCSTYESIAPTIECLQEITEDESIPKFATHLVYVTRAKYPDEMESKIVYSLINKQPKRADTYWFVYLHRSDEPYHFKYTVKTFVPQKMFRLDIYSGFKQGVHMDKFVHLICKEMEETGQVDLLSRYPSLRERNIEGDFRFVVVERIARNLQLSAIKKTLLLLYYLIKKYSTSDTQILDLDPSVVTLEYVPLKSTPPLEKKG
- a CDS encoding GNAT family N-acetyltransferase, with the translated sequence MEDIIKPISKEVLKAELTDDKRLRMTNKSNNYIYIVTHQDSPNVMLEIGRLREIAFRAAGGGSGLSVDIDEYDTMENPYKQLIVWNPEAEEILGGYRYILGTDVNFDEKGHPILATSHMFDFSEKFIKEYLPTTIELGRSFVTLEYQSTRAGAKGLFALDNLWDGLGALTVIMPTVKYFFGKVTMYPSFHRHGRDMILYFLRKHFGDKENLITPMKPLELEADESELARLFDKDAFKEDYKVLNAEVRKLGYNIPPLVNAYMGLSPTMKMFGTAINYGFGDVEETGILIAVDEILEDKRVRHIDSFAKENPQSCLITSGANNIIFKAD
- a CDS encoding deoxyguanosinetriphosphate triphosphohydrolase produces the protein MNWRDLISAKRFGMEEFHKHREENRSEFQRDYDRLVFSAPFRRLQNKTQVFPLPGSIFVHNRLTHSLEVSCVGRSLGNDVAKGLLSKHPDLHDSYISEIGAIVSAACMAHDLGNPPFGHSGEKAISTYFSEGNGIKLKEKLEPNEWEDIIHFEGNANAFRLLTHQFEGRRKGGFAMTYSTLASIVKYPFSSSLAGNKSKFGFFITEEDDFKRIATELGIICLNENPLKFARHPLVYLVEAADDICYQMMDIEDAHKLKILTTEETKGLLMGYFGEDRLIRMNETMKIVSDTNEQIAYLRSSVIGLLIKECTRVFLENEDSILAGTFNGSLIKHISEKPKEAYEHCEAVSFKKIYRSGDVLDIELAGFNVISTLIELFIAAVTSPEKAYSQLLINRMSSQYNVNAPTLYGKIQAVLDYISGMTDVYALDLYRKIKGNSLPAV
- the dut gene encoding dUTP diphosphatase; its protein translation is MKVQIINKSKHQLPAYETELSAGMDIRANIDEPITLKPLARCLVPTGLFIALPEGFEAQIRPRSGLAIKKGVTVLNTPGTIDADYRGEICIILVNLSADDFVIQDGERVAQMIIARHEQPQWEQVEVLSETERGAGGFGHTGKK